From Heliomicrobium modesticaldum Ice1, a single genomic window includes:
- a CDS encoding CotS family spore coat protein, which yields MKTVYGIMGIDPRVLLAYRMRPRRIEPVRGAYRIEDTGGVWVLKRFPHAVEDLQFIFRAQHHLAARGFRRFSPIRLTPQGALCLSVGSEHWLCSAWVEGRECDFDRWRDLAATAAAVAEFHYAGRGFIASEFAGRCLWQRWPQIIATKTAQLEACRRVAVERMEQRVHAGGEEPDDSTEFDRLFLTHADTLLAEAREACALLDHSAYSMLMEREAAGGGLCHHDLAHHNVIIDDEGQIFFLDFDHAVMDTRLHDVGSLLIRALKRDRWSVEKGVNLLSAYHDAYPLSQAEREVLVAFLSFPNDFWQYVYAYYFESLAQPPEYHIKRLKRFLNHQKQRRRFLNEFPGRL from the coding sequence GTGAAGACCGTCTATGGAATCATGGGGATCGACCCGCGGGTGCTGCTGGCCTACCGGATGCGCCCCCGGCGCATCGAACCGGTGCGTGGCGCCTATCGGATCGAGGACACCGGAGGCGTGTGGGTCTTAAAGAGATTCCCCCATGCTGTGGAGGACCTGCAGTTCATCTTCCGGGCGCAGCATCACCTGGCCGCACGGGGGTTCCGTCGCTTTTCCCCTATCCGGCTGACACCGCAGGGCGCCCTCTGCTTGAGCGTGGGAAGCGAGCATTGGCTCTGTTCGGCCTGGGTCGAAGGGCGCGAGTGCGATTTTGACCGCTGGCGCGATCTGGCGGCGACGGCGGCGGCAGTAGCGGAGTTTCACTACGCCGGACGAGGATTTATCGCCTCCGAGTTTGCCGGTCGCTGTCTCTGGCAGCGGTGGCCTCAGATTATCGCGACAAAGACGGCCCAGTTGGAGGCCTGCCGGCGGGTTGCTGTGGAAAGGATGGAACAGCGGGTGCACGCAGGGGGCGAGGAGCCAGATGATTCGACCGAGTTTGACCGGCTCTTTCTCACCCATGCGGACACCCTGTTGGCGGAGGCCCGCGAGGCTTGCGCCCTGCTAGACCATTCCGCCTACAGCATGCTGATGGAAAGGGAGGCAGCGGGAGGCGGGCTTTGTCACCATGACCTGGCTCACCATAACGTGATCATCGACGACGAGGGACAGATCTTTTTTCTCGACTTCGATCACGCCGTGATGGATACGCGGCTCCACGACGTCGGCAGCTTGTTGATCCGGGCCTTGAAACGGGATCGCTGGTCTGTCGAGAAGGGGGTCAATCTCCTCTCCGCCTATCATGACGCTTATCCCCTTTCCCAGGCTGAGCGGGAGGTGTTGGTGGCCTTTCTATCCTTTCCAAACGATTTCTGGCAGTACGTCTACGCCTACTATTTTGAGTCTCTCGCTCAGCCGCCGGAATACCATATCAAGCGGCTGAAGCGCTTCCTGAACCACCAGAAACAGAGACGTCGCTTTTTAAATGAATTTCCCGGGCGTCTTTGA
- a CDS encoding substrate-binding domain-containing protein, with protein MIRKTAPKTLALVLFLILSLLLSACGTAPKPGGGQAQNTPAPAQTDLILATTTSTMDSGLLDVIIPAFEKKTGYKVKPLSVGTGQALAYGEKGEADVLLVHAPDAEKKVVEKGAAVNRKLVMHNDFILIGPPDDPAGVKGLHSTVEALKKIAGAGKLFVSRGDDSGTHKIEKSFWQKAALTPAGNAWYQETGAGMGQTLNVASEKQGYTLTDRATYLAQKKNLKLDIVLEKEPALLNIYHVMEINGEKFPKVNKDGAKAFSDFLLSAECQEMIKNFGVDKYGEPLFVPDAGKNVESLGK; from the coding sequence TTGATTCGAAAGACAGCCCCCAAGACACTTGCCCTCGTCCTGTTTCTTATCCTCTCTCTGCTCCTCTCGGCCTGTGGGACCGCGCCCAAACCGGGTGGCGGTCAAGCGCAGAACACGCCGGCGCCCGCTCAGACCGATCTGATCCTGGCTACGACGACGAGCACCATGGACAGCGGACTTCTCGATGTGATCATCCCGGCCTTTGAGAAAAAGACGGGATACAAGGTAAAGCCCCTCTCTGTCGGAACGGGACAGGCTCTCGCCTACGGGGAAAAAGGGGAGGCCGATGTGCTCCTCGTCCACGCCCCTGACGCCGAGAAGAAGGTCGTCGAGAAGGGCGCCGCCGTCAACCGCAAACTGGTCATGCACAATGACTTCATCCTTATCGGCCCGCCTGACGATCCTGCCGGTGTCAAAGGGCTCCATTCGACAGTGGAAGCGTTGAAGAAGATCGCCGGCGCCGGGAAACTCTTTGTCTCTCGCGGCGACGACTCGGGAACTCATAAGATCGAGAAATCCTTCTGGCAGAAAGCGGCCCTCACCCCGGCGGGTAACGCCTGGTACCAGGAGACGGGCGCCGGAATGGGACAGACGCTGAACGTAGCTTCGGAGAAACAAGGGTACACCCTGACGGACCGGGCCACTTACCTGGCGCAGAAGAAGAACCTGAAACTGGATATCGTACTGGAGAAGGAGCCGGCGCTCCTCAATATCTACCATGTCATGGAAATCAATGGCGAGAAATTTCCCAAGGTGAATAAGGACGGCGCCAAAGCCTTCAGCGATTTCCTGCTTTCTGCCGAATGCCAGGAGATGATCAAAAACTTCGGCGTCGATAAATACGGCGAGCCGCTCTTCGTGCCGGACGCCGGAAAAAATGTGGAGAGCCTCGGGAAGTAA
- a CDS encoding ABC transporter ATP-binding protein — protein MNPEVCAALEKVEVVKSRRSLLQIDKLHFRAGEITAIIGPNGAGKSTLLKVLHGLEKPTAGTVCFRGQSLGGRDLLELRRRMAMVFQSPCLFQTTVYENIAAGLRIRKFRRSEIDPIVRRWAARFGVEPLLERQARHLSGGEAQRVALARALACGPELFLLDEPFASLDPPTREALCRELRAVIKEEGITAVVVTHVMEEVFLLADRAVMLSAGRVVQDGTPEELLARPANSEVADFVGKRRILLGRVVARTGEMVEVATPEGRFRLPAAAGGEGTFLLCLREGE, from the coding sequence ATGAACCCGGAGGTCTGCGCCGCCTTGGAAAAGGTTGAGGTGGTCAAAAGCCGCCGCAGCCTGCTGCAAATCGATAAACTGCATTTTCGCGCCGGCGAGATCACGGCCATTATCGGTCCCAACGGCGCCGGCAAGAGCACCTTGCTGAAAGTCCTGCACGGGCTGGAAAAGCCGACAGCCGGCACGGTCTGCTTCCGTGGGCAATCGCTTGGCGGGCGCGATCTGCTGGAGCTCCGGCGGCGGATGGCCATGGTCTTTCAAAGCCCCTGCCTTTTTCAGACAACGGTCTACGAAAACATCGCTGCAGGGTTGCGCATCCGCAAGTTCCGGCGTTCGGAGATTGACCCGATCGTTCGCCGCTGGGCAGCACGTTTCGGCGTAGAACCACTCCTGGAGCGGCAGGCGCGCCATCTCTCCGGCGGCGAGGCCCAACGAGTGGCCTTGGCCAGAGCGTTAGCTTGCGGTCCGGAACTGTTTTTGTTGGACGAACCCTTCGCCTCCCTCGACCCGCCGACGCGGGAAGCCCTCTGCCGGGAACTGCGCGCCGTGATCAAGGAAGAGGGGATCACCGCTGTCGTCGTCACCCATGTGATGGAAGAGGTCTTCCTGCTGGCCGACCGGGCGGTGATGCTGTCTGCCGGGCGGGTCGTCCAGGACGGGACGCCGGAGGAACTGCTGGCGCGGCCCGCCAACAGCGAGGTGGCTGACTTTGTCGGCAAGCGGCGCATCCTGCTGGGCCGGGTGGTGGCTCGCACCGGCGAGATGGTGGAGGTGGCCACACCGGAAGGAAGATTCCGTCTGCCTGCCGCAGCCGGCGGAGAGGGGACCTTTCTCCTCTGTCTGCGCGAAGGGGAGTAA
- a CDS encoding ABC transporter permease, which translates to MDLIIEGVGQAIRLLIQGDPEVWAVTWLTLRVSGLATLISVLIGVPLGVLLAQSRFPGKAVVVSLVNTGMGLPPVVVGLFVTIMLWRSGPLGVLGLLYTPAAMIIAQAVIASPIVMGLTFAAIEQLDPNLRLQILSLGATRWQVYWRLIQEARLSILAAVIAGFGGVVSEVGASMMVGGNVKGLTRVLTTATVMEVSKGNLDVAIALSLILLALAYGVTLVLTVIQQGRRMG; encoded by the coding sequence GTGGATCTGATCATCGAGGGCGTTGGACAAGCGATCCGGCTTCTGATTCAGGGCGATCCCGAGGTCTGGGCGGTCACCTGGCTGACATTGCGTGTCTCCGGGTTGGCCACGCTGATCAGCGTGCTCATCGGTGTACCCCTCGGCGTTTTGCTGGCCCAATCCCGCTTTCCGGGCAAGGCGGTCGTCGTCAGCCTTGTCAACACCGGCATGGGGCTGCCTCCCGTCGTGGTGGGCCTTTTCGTGACGATCATGCTCTGGCGCAGCGGCCCCCTGGGGGTGCTGGGTCTGCTCTACACACCGGCGGCCATGATCATCGCCCAGGCGGTCATTGCCTCGCCCATCGTCATGGGCCTCACCTTTGCTGCCATTGAACAGTTGGATCCGAACCTGCGCCTGCAGATCCTTTCCCTCGGCGCGACGCGGTGGCAGGTTTACTGGCGTTTGATCCAGGAGGCGCGGCTGTCGATCCTGGCGGCCGTCATCGCCGGCTTCGGCGGCGTCGTCTCCGAAGTGGGCGCCTCTATGATGGTAGGCGGCAATGTGAAAGGGTTGACACGGGTCTTGACGACGGCGACGGTGATGGAGGTCTCGAAGGGCAACCTCGATGTGGCCATCGCGCTCAGTCTGATTTTGCTCGCTCTTGCCTATGGTGTAACCTTGGTGCTGACGGTCATTCAACAGGGGAGGCGAATGGGATGA
- a CDS encoding winged helix-turn-helix domain-containing protein, whose protein sequence is MEAKDVMTAPEQLETKVNCKIWVEVRGEVVFSQGRMRLLEAIEETGSISQAAARMGMSYRAAWGKVTTTEGRLGLKLVERFPGHREHGAALSETGRALLRQFQEFNRASQASVEDLFHKHMRGLIESLPPKAPSPVPLHPKTDDIQHAIPSD, encoded by the coding sequence ATGGAAGCGAAGGATGTTATGACTGCGCCGGAACAGCTTGAGACGAAAGTGAACTGCAAGATCTGGGTCGAAGTCCGGGGAGAGGTGGTCTTCAGCCAGGGGCGCATGCGCCTGTTGGAGGCTATCGAAGAAACAGGGTCGATCAGCCAGGCGGCTGCCCGGATGGGCATGTCCTACCGCGCCGCCTGGGGCAAGGTGACGACGACGGAAGGGCGGCTCGGGCTGAAACTGGTTGAACGCTTTCCTGGCCACCGGGAGCATGGCGCAGCCCTCTCCGAAACAGGAAGGGCGCTGCTGCGACAGTTCCAGGAGTTCAACCGGGCATCACAGGCGTCCGTCGAGGACCTCTTTCACAAACACATGCGCGGGTTAATCGAGTCGCTCCCCCCAAAAGCTCCCTCGCCTGTCCCGCTTCATCCCAAAACAGACGATATTCAGCATGCAATCCCATCTGATTAA
- a CDS encoding phosphotransferase, producing MLVVDRYVGVDPRFQSNARKARTRRSERRSPERAGTLADQRDDVPDLENPLFDDSQPIEGIVLIANPLGYGNPLPPLDLEPLEEIFPDTPLPPFVWEQGLAEAEPSTVRIGGEKEAATALAGDAALTEDVFENEVITGDEAVTGKNMPAEGEASLGNAMTVGNDAFFRNEPALSGNASLAPDLRAERETLVDLLAEYDLTLRSLHRQGGRFLAETDRGPLRVEFLEGEKALQRGRNITAALKHLREKGFTQCPEPRVSKYGERVIPWGDRAYYLYNKLPGRSAKLDASRDLQEAGRSLALLHRGGRGFQPVEPSVAAPLDIPGQFAWGRQVAADWLATVGRQRFFSDSDHLLRENLPKLTERGEKGFAWMEAAYQEKRRQTEQEGALCHGDYGAASLLKTQQTFWVDRFNHCRCDIPVTELAQFISNIVRSSRDGWKEAIYVVEGYESVEKLNEADWRILLGCLIIPFDLFEHLEGKIRTEPANTIEIIPDRKLQDQGFRRTRRTIETCNRAYAAAYRLAAQAELALPI from the coding sequence TTGCTGGTCGTCGATCGTTATGTCGGGGTGGATCCCCGATTTCAAAGCAACGCCCGAAAGGCCAGGACGCGCCGGTCGGAACGGCGTTCGCCGGAACGGGCCGGGACGCTGGCGGACCAGCGTGACGATGTCCCGGATCTCGAGAATCCTTTGTTCGATGATTCCCAGCCCATTGAGGGAATTGTGTTGATCGCAAACCCCCTCGGATATGGCAACCCCCTTCCTCCCTTGGACTTGGAGCCATTGGAAGAGATCTTCCCGGACACACCGTTGCCGCCCTTTGTGTGGGAGCAGGGTCTCGCGGAAGCGGAACCGAGTACCGTCAGGATAGGCGGTGAAAAAGAGGCGGCCACAGCGCTTGCCGGAGACGCGGCGCTCACTGAAGACGTGTTCGAAAACGAAGTGATCACCGGTGACGAAGCGGTCACCGGCAAGAACATGCCGGCTGAAGGCGAAGCAAGTTTGGGGAATGCCATGACGGTCGGAAACGATGCGTTTTTCCGCAACGAACCTGCGCTTTCGGGCAACGCCTCCCTAGCGCCGGATCTCCGCGCCGAGAGGGAAACGCTGGTCGACTTGCTGGCTGAGTATGACCTGACCTTGCGCTCGCTGCACCGGCAGGGCGGAAGGTTCTTGGCGGAAACGGACAGAGGCCCCCTGCGCGTCGAGTTCCTGGAAGGGGAAAAGGCGTTGCAACGGGGGCGGAACATTACAGCGGCGCTCAAGCACCTGAGAGAAAAGGGCTTCACCCAATGCCCTGAACCGCGTGTGTCCAAGTACGGCGAGAGGGTCATCCCCTGGGGCGACCGCGCCTACTACCTATACAACAAGCTCCCCGGACGTTCTGCAAAGCTGGATGCCAGCCGGGATTTGCAGGAGGCCGGACGATCCCTTGCCTTGCTGCACCGCGGCGGACGGGGGTTTCAGCCTGTCGAGCCATCGGTCGCTGCGCCGCTCGACATCCCCGGGCAGTTTGCCTGGGGACGCCAGGTCGCCGCCGACTGGCTGGCCACGGTGGGGCGGCAGCGCTTTTTCTCTGACAGTGATCACCTGTTGCGGGAAAACCTGCCTAAGTTGACGGAACGGGGCGAAAAGGGATTTGCCTGGATGGAGGCCGCCTACCAGGAGAAGCGGAGGCAAACAGAGCAGGAAGGCGCTCTTTGCCATGGCGACTATGGAGCGGCGTCGCTCTTAAAGACGCAACAGACCTTTTGGGTTGATCGGTTCAACCACTGCCGCTGCGACATCCCCGTCACCGAATTGGCCCAGTTCATCAGCAATATTGTCCGCAGTTCCCGAGACGGCTGGAAAGAGGCGATCTACGTCGTCGAAGGGTATGAGTCCGTGGAAAAACTGAACGAAGCGGACTGGCGTATCCTGCTGGGCTGTCTGATCATCCCCTTTGACCTTTTTGAACACCTGGAAGGCAAAATCCGGACAGAGCCGGCCAATACGATCGAGATCATCCCGGATCGCAAGCTCCAGGACCAGGGGTTCCGGCGGACGCGCCGCACGATCGAAACGTGCAACCGCGCCTATGCAGCCGCATACCGGCTGGCTGCCCAGGCGGAACTGGCGCTGCCCATCTGA
- a CDS encoding phosphotransferase codes for MRDGQESPKLSKWDMDALQEYPYTVTAADRQGNFWRLETNRGIKAFYRHEEKADRVAETHAMLEHLAERGFRRASRFIRTRDGRPFAQRGPYTYVLTDWLPGRSTDFQRDDDLRQAARTLAAIHWSGAGFHGGGEKDAQKVSRLLKTLADRREALQWYRQLAQMKRQTSEVDRLLKEWGPEFEQKATRALRRVADTMVKPSGEAGWTICHRDWREGNLHLDGARLAVTGWDSCGPDLPAAELAQFLRRVADARGRWDVESGMQIIDAYRETGNLGTGDRELLVGLLEFPQRFWSLVAGHYRGAGEPSTPELLRREIAEEAGRQDFVASLERHLGTGN; via the coding sequence ATGCGAGACGGGCAGGAAAGCCCGAAACTGTCCAAATGGGACATGGACGCGTTGCAGGAGTATCCCTATACAGTGACAGCGGCTGATCGACAGGGGAATTTTTGGCGTCTAGAAACGAACCGGGGCATCAAAGCCTTCTACCGGCATGAGGAAAAAGCCGATCGGGTCGCCGAGACGCATGCCATGCTGGAACACTTGGCCGAGCGCGGCTTCCGGCGGGCCAGCCGGTTCATCCGCACCCGCGATGGGCGCCCCTTTGCCCAGCGGGGCCCCTATACCTATGTCCTCACCGACTGGCTGCCTGGCCGAAGCACAGACTTTCAGCGCGACGACGACCTGCGGCAGGCGGCTCGGACACTGGCAGCTATCCACTGGAGCGGCGCCGGATTCCACGGTGGAGGGGAAAAAGATGCGCAGAAGGTCAGCCGGTTGCTGAAAACCCTGGCAGACCGCCGCGAGGCGCTGCAATGGTACCGGCAACTGGCGCAGATGAAGCGCCAAACGAGTGAAGTCGACAGGTTGCTCAAAGAGTGGGGACCCGAATTTGAACAAAAAGCTACCCGGGCCTTGCGTCGCGTCGCCGACACCATGGTAAAGCCGTCGGGCGAGGCCGGCTGGACGATCTGCCACCGTGACTGGCGAGAGGGCAATCTTCACCTCGATGGCGCCCGGCTGGCGGTCACCGGTTGGGACAGTTGCGGACCCGATCTGCCGGCGGCGGAACTGGCCCAATTTTTGCGCAGAGTGGCCGATGCTCGTGGTCGATGGGATGTGGAGTCGGGGATGCAAATCATCGACGCCTACCGAGAAACAGGAAACCTGGGAACGGGAGACCGGGAATTGCTTGTGGGGTTGCTAGAATTCCCACAGCGCTTTTGGTCGCTCGTGGCCGGTCATTACCGGGGCGCCGGAGAACCGTCGACGCCAGAACTGCTGCGCAGGGAGATCGCCGAGGAAGCAGGAAGGCAGGACTTTGTGGCCTCTCTGGAAAGACACTTGGGAACTGGCAATTAA
- a CDS encoding acyl-CoA dehydratase activase, producing MHPINNQGLNTQRPSAGERYYLGVDVGSVSTNLVLLSENGEVREAHYLRTQGRPLEMIQKGLADLARRYADEQIGGVGTTGSARTLASVVLGADVVKNEITAHAVAAGQLVPGVRTILEIGGQDSKLILLRDGVVSDFAMNTVCAAGTGSFLDQQASRLQLPIEEFGGLAEQADHPVRIAGRCSVFAESDMIHKQQMGHALPDIIAGLCEALVRNFLNNLGKGKTLEAPIVFQGGVAANAGMKRAFEKALDHPVVVPEHHKVMGAVGAALLAREAVERAGGLTRFKGFAMASEDVRAGSWECGDCPNLCEVIEIVESERPIARWGDRCGKWENSLSVIQTERAAEAAAELQQG from the coding sequence ATGCATCCGATAAACAACCAAGGATTAAACACCCAGCGGCCAAGCGCCGGTGAGCGATACTACCTCGGCGTCGATGTCGGTTCCGTATCGACGAATCTCGTCCTCCTTAGCGAAAATGGCGAGGTACGGGAGGCCCACTACCTGCGTACCCAGGGCCGTCCCCTTGAAATGATTCAAAAAGGCCTGGCCGATCTAGCCCGGCGTTACGCTGATGAGCAGATCGGCGGGGTGGGGACGACCGGTTCGGCCCGCACCCTCGCCTCAGTGGTCCTCGGTGCTGATGTGGTGAAAAACGAGATCACCGCCCACGCTGTGGCAGCCGGTCAACTCGTGCCCGGTGTCCGCACGATCCTGGAGATCGGCGGGCAGGACTCCAAATTGATCCTTCTCCGTGACGGCGTCGTCTCCGATTTCGCCATGAACACGGTCTGCGCCGCCGGAACCGGCTCTTTCCTCGACCAGCAGGCGTCGCGGCTGCAACTGCCCATCGAAGAGTTCGGAGGGCTGGCTGAGCAGGCCGATCACCCGGTGCGCATCGCCGGTCGCTGCTCCGTCTTCGCCGAGTCAGACATGATCCACAAGCAGCAGATGGGCCATGCCCTGCCGGACATCATCGCCGGCCTTTGTGAAGCCCTGGTGCGCAACTTCCTCAACAACCTGGGCAAAGGCAAGACCCTCGAAGCGCCCATCGTGTTCCAAGGCGGCGTGGCGGCGAACGCAGGCATGAAGCGGGCCTTTGAAAAAGCCCTCGACCACCCTGTGGTCGTGCCGGAACACCATAAGGTCATGGGCGCTGTCGGCGCGGCGCTGCTCGCCCGTGAGGCGGTCGAGCGCGCCGGCGGTCTGACGCGGTTTAAAGGTTTCGCCATGGCTAGCGAGGATGTACGGGCCGGTTCCTGGGAATGCGGCGACTGCCCTAACCTCTGCGAGGTCATCGAGATCGTCGAGTCCGAGCGGCCTATCGCCCGCTGGGGTGATCGCTGTGGCAAGTGGGAGAACTCCCTGTCTGTCATTCAGACAGAACGCGCCGCTGAGGCAGCAGCAGAACTACAGCAAGGATGA
- a CDS encoding cupin domain-containing protein: protein MESKTGQLQVIDIPALVSACTEKWMNMAVSQVNDAVIRLGVIEGEFHWHKHDREDEFFFVVSGKLFIDLEDRTVVLLPQQGYTVPLGVLHRTRAPERTVILMVEKNTVDPKGDE from the coding sequence ATGGAAAGTAAGACTGGACAACTTCAAGTGATCGATATCCCCGCCCTTGTCTCTGCCTGCACGGAAAAATGGATGAATATGGCCGTCAGTCAGGTGAACGACGCCGTGATCCGTCTTGGCGTCATCGAAGGCGAGTTTCACTGGCACAAGCATGACCGGGAGGATGAATTTTTCTTCGTTGTCTCGGGAAAATTGTTCATCGATCTGGAAGACCGGACTGTGGTGCTGTTGCCCCAGCAGGGATATACGGTGCCCCTCGGGGTGCTGCACCGGACGCGCGCCCCGGAACGCACGGTGATCCTGATGGTGGAGAAAAATACTGTCGACCCGAAAGGCGATGAATAA
- a CDS encoding acyl-CoA dehydratase activase-related protein gives MKITSVLTMRPPKAEVERPPVIGIPRALGYYEYLPLWRAFFEALGCAVALSPRTNKALLDQGVRAAVDEACLPVKMYYGHVKALSGKADHVFTPRIISVQPKTYLCPKFLGLPDMIRGAAAFDGGYPPLLVVDVNTRLPGGGWEKALTEAARKLNFSRNRAREAFKVARKAQDEFEGRLLQGEYPPIALARWEKSGRVLEPGGLLPRLPSRHREPMTGEEPRIAVAGHPYQLFDPFTSMNLLDKLKSRGIRMVTPMAVTEEKTRVATSHLPKRLFWSFGQQMLGGSLHLLKGPIDGLIYVAAFGCGPDSLVGEMVERHARRLGNVPYLLLTVDEHTGEAGVVTRLEAFVDLVARRRETAEAATAAEG, from the coding sequence GTGAAAATCACGTCGGTATTGACGATGCGCCCGCCCAAAGCGGAGGTGGAACGACCTCCGGTCATCGGCATCCCCCGGGCACTCGGCTATTACGAGTACCTTCCGCTGTGGCGGGCCTTCTTTGAGGCCTTGGGTTGCGCCGTCGCCCTGTCGCCGCGGACCAACAAGGCGCTTCTCGATCAGGGCGTCCGCGCGGCCGTCGATGAGGCATGCCTTCCCGTCAAGATGTACTACGGCCATGTGAAAGCCCTTTCGGGGAAAGCGGACCATGTCTTCACGCCCCGGATCATCAGCGTCCAGCCGAAGACCTACCTCTGCCCGAAGTTCTTGGGGCTTCCCGATATGATCCGGGGAGCAGCCGCCTTTGACGGCGGTTACCCGCCGCTGCTTGTCGTCGATGTCAACACCCGTCTCCCCGGCGGGGGTTGGGAAAAGGCCTTGACCGAAGCAGCCAGAAAACTGAACTTCTCGCGCAACCGCGCACGAGAGGCCTTCAAGGTGGCCCGGAAGGCCCAAGACGAGTTTGAAGGACGGCTGTTGCAGGGAGAATATCCGCCCATCGCCCTGGCGCGCTGGGAAAAAAGCGGCCGCGTCCTCGAACCGGGCGGTCTGCTGCCACGGCTGCCATCGCGCCACCGGGAACCGATGACCGGAGAAGAACCGCGCATCGCCGTCGCCGGCCATCCTTACCAGTTGTTCGATCCCTTCACCAGCATGAACCTGCTGGACAAACTGAAGTCCCGCGGCATCCGGATGGTGACGCCGATGGCCGTGACAGAAGAAAAGACGCGTGTAGCCACGAGCCACTTGCCGAAGCGGTTGTTCTGGTCCTTTGGGCAGCAGATGCTGGGCGGTTCCCTGCACCTGTTGAAGGGGCCCATCGACGGCCTGATCTATGTGGCTGCCTTCGGTTGCGGACCCGACAGCCTCGTCGGCGAGATGGTGGAACGCCATGCCCGCCGGCTTGGCAACGTGCCCTATCTGCTCCTGACCGTGGACGAGCATACCGGGGAAGCCGGCGTCGTCACGCGGTTAGAGGCCTTTGTCGATCTGGTGGCCCGGCGGCGGGAGACGGCGGAGGCGGCTACGGCAGCGGAGGGGTAA